Below is a window of Drosophila nasuta strain 15112-1781.00 chromosome X, ASM2355853v1, whole genome shotgun sequence DNA.
GGTGCCACAATTATGCGACGGCACTTCcttctcctcttcctcttcctcctcctcttcgtcCTCCTCGTCTTCGAAATAGTTGCCATAGATGCCAAAGGTCAGCAAGTGTGAGTGCGGCTtgtgcagctgcaactgcaccCGGGTGGCATCTGCCACAGACCAGAGCAGCTCTGTGGCTTGCAGCGCATAGAGCGACACGCTCAGCGTGCTGGGCATCAGCTGGCGTCGCGAACGTTCCACAAACTCGCCGCTCACACGCAGCGTATTGAAGCGCGGCAGTTGCAACTCTCCGTTCTCCGCTGCCGTCGCTTCCCTCAGCTGACCACAGCTCTCGACGCTGGCGTTGCGGCACGCAAACAAGCCGCACAAACGCACAACACTGTACTGTGCCTCCTCGTAGCGTCGCCGACCCACAAACACGCCCACTCGATACACGTAGTCGTAGTCGCGTGTAGTTTGTGGCGCCTCCGATTCCAAGCTCCACTCAAAGTCACAGCACAGATCCGTGTGGCACAaacgtcgctgctgctgctgctgctgctgctgctcatctCCGAGCTGCACCTGCCAGCTGTTGAACTCATCcaactgcggctgctgcaacatcagcaactgcagctgctcgGGCCCCGTGCGCTCCTCATCAAACGTGACGTCGTCGAGCGAGTCGTCGGGCGAGTGTGGCACAcgtgccagcagcagctgacgCACGCCCTCGGTCGCATTGCCGACCATGCGACGCGCCAATGCGCCACCACGGCCCGCATAGATGCCACTGCCGCTGATGCCACCGTGTGGCAAGCTCGCCCCGGCTGCCAGCAGATTCACGTTGTTCGCCCACGCCCAGCCCTGTTGCAGTTGGCTGGCTGCAAGAGGAGAAACggagggggagagggaggagggagaaagagaaagagaacttAGATTAGCACATGTTTTCAAGTGTGATAGACTTGCAGCTACCCTGCACAGAAAGTTCGTTTAAATAAAGGAAATAAAGTTCAGTCCTCTTTCTTTGTTGCTGTGATTAACAGCTTGAggaagtgtgctcgactagcAGATACCTCGTATGCAATAGAaggaagaaagaaagagaactTAGATTAGCACATGTTTTCAAGCATGATAGACTTGCAGCTACCCTGCAGAGaaagtttgtttaaataaaGGAAATAAAGTCAGGCAAATATTCAGTCCACTTTCTTTGTTGCTGTGATTAATAGCTTGAGGAAGTGTGCTCGAGTAGCAGATACCTCGTATGCAAGAGgaggaagaaaaaaagagagaaagagaacttAGATTAGCACATGTTTTCAAGTGTGATAGACTTGCAGCTACCCTGCAGAGAAAGATCTTTGAAAGATAAAGTAGTCAGGTAATTGTTTAGACCACTTTCTGTTGCTGTGATTAACAGTTTAAGTTTGAGTGTACTGGACTAGCAGATACCCCGCATATGTATAGAACCCGttagcaaacaacaaaataatagcAGTGAAACTGCCTCAAAGGGAACTTTGCTTAAACTAGAGTCATCGACTAGCTACATGAATTGCAGTCGAACTAACAAATTGTGAAGctaatcaaaataaagactCAATTGTTATAAAAGTGATATGACTTTTCAGATAGTTAGATCGGCTAGCAGATACCACGTAAGGCAAAGGAAAAGCAGTTGCAAGATTTATAATAGACTAATAAATACCTTGTAATAAATGatgaaaatatgcaaagaaCAAAAAGTGACGAAGAAAGggaaaaattgaataaaatatacgaattaGTTTAAATAGAGACTTATCGGGTAGACTTGCAAATACCctagaaaaataaatcatagCAGATGAAATAGGAAAGTAGACATATAGGAAAAAAACAGACAAAGAATATATGAAGAAGTGCCGAACTGCACGAAGAATGCAACGTTATCTATTTCCGCATTACGGCCACCGGATACCCTGTAATAGCAGCTTCACTAACGCATAAGCAATAACATGCAACATATTTAAAGTTATGCTGTCAAACCTGTCTGACTGGCATTTGGTATTGTAAACAATCACTTataaaacatgtaagaaagcttcagtcgagtgtgctcgactgtgagatactcgttACCCTTCAGAGTCTTTCTTTAACCTTCACTTCCATTCTCCGACTCTCTCTCGTTCATCTCTCCCTTGCTCTATTGGTAATGGGTATGAAAACAGGCCCTCGCTCAACTTACCCGTTAGGAAGGGCAGCTCGGAGTTGAACATTTTGGTGACAATCACGTTCCGTATGTTGAAGCGCTCGACAAGTTCCTGAGCTGGCGTGTAGAACAACATATCGAAGCAGACAAAATGCCCAAAGGTCACATTGAAGTCCGTCTCGAAGATGCCAAACTCTGGCGTCGCCGTCCGATTGAGTTGCGGTTCAAGGTATAGATTCCATTTGCGATAACGCGACACGATCGCACCACTGCGATCGATAGCCACATTCGTGTTGTAGACTCGATAACCGCGGGTGGGACAATCGAGATCGGATCGATTGTCGCAATCCTCGCGTTCCTTCACATTGAAGAGCAGATAGGTATTCGCTTGGACAGCGGCGCAAGCAAGTTGTTGCATAAATTCGGCAGCTGCTGATGCCTGACCTGTTGTTTGGTGGCATAAACTGTGCGTTGCATTCGGCTGTGGCACCGCAGTCAACTGCAGCAAACTGTTGAGCGTTGCCTCCGGAAAGACAATGATGTCCGTGGTACCATTGGCCAAGCTAATCAGCTCCAGATATGCGCTCAAATTGTCCTCGAGCAGTTGCGCCGAAGTTGCCCCCGCGATGTCGGGTCGAAATTCAACAACGCCAGCTGTGTAGTATTCGCCAGCCACGAGGCAAACGTGGAGGAGCAGCGTGCACCACTTGCCGCACATGACGTTGCAAGCAGACTGATAATCACTGCGGCGATCGAATTGATGGAAATGTTTTCTAATGGATTTGTATCTAATCTCGCATTGTGCACAGCTGATATCACCGCTTGGCTTTGGTTTACGACCCTGGTGCAGAGATAACACAAaaacattgcatacttttaggcagaCACTCAATTCACTTCACTGCGCTTCACTTCGCCTCtgttcagtgttcagtgtCAGTTGTTCGTTTCGAGTGAAATTTGCGTGAAATTCGTTTAATTttgatgtactttttttacttttctattTAACATGAATTACGCAACGTTTTTGCATTTAGTTGCCTAACTGCAATTGTGGTTTTAAGCAGTACaaacattgcatacttttagccTGTTGGC
It encodes the following:
- the LOC132796684 gene encoding vanin-like protein 3, coding for MCGKWCTLLLHVCLVAGEYYTAGVVEFRPDIAGATSAQLLEDNLSAYLELISLANGTTDIIVFPEATLNSLLQLTAVPQPNATHSLCHQTTGQASAAAEFMQQLACAAVQANTYLLFNVKEREDCDNRSDLDCPTRGYRVYNTNVAIDRSGAIVSRYRKWNLYLEPQLNRTATPEFGIFETDFNVTFGHFVCFDMLFYTPAQELVERFNIRNVIVTKMFNSELPFLTASQLQQGWAWANNVNLLAAGASLPHGGISGSGIYAGRGGALARRMVGNATEGVRQLLLARVPHSPDDSLDDVTFDEERTGPEQLQLLMLQQPQLDEFNSWQVQLGDEQQQQQQQQRRLCHTDLCCDFEWSLESEAPQTTRDYDYVYRVGVFVGRRRYEEAQYSVVRLCGLFACRNASVESCGQLREATAAENGELQLPRFNTLRVSGEFVERSRRQLMPSTLSVSLYALQATELLWSVADATRVQLQLHKPHSHLLTFGIYGNYFEDEEDEEEEEEEEEKEVPSHNCGTALATSATVVMAGLLLLSLLLQQQ